Proteins encoded by one window of Aspergillus puulaauensis MK2 DNA, chromosome 4, nearly complete sequence:
- a CDS encoding uncharacterized protein (COG:S;~EggNog:ENOG410PJHN;~InterPro:IPR024500,IPR023393;~PFAM:PF11274): MAALQEALQCLTSTPRDEIPTDQASLRNYLTTLRSQARLIVDSVPEPPPEKSASTNSSSSSSSKSKHKFKVTPSPARLLDPDSDTPDSSAAAAAAHQHQQAWSKPIIKPSHSKDNPLSIPVYKLHGSDGQGHWFGRRSIHEGLPYEIWEEKLSTEIAETLRRNQKRVEKGLPPDQAVRGIGAERVVEEVIVRDGDANVMGKFTIYHVSATFPKPTTSRDFVAMIVTWENEYFKKHEKEGKRGREGRSWMMLSRPCEHPDAPPVGEYIRGQYESVEMIREIVVDRDGSEGSGSGSGSGSASNGADGESNPVEWIMVTRSDPGGTIPRWMVEKGTPKSICADAAKFVGWASEDPEAAKEKERLRSAVKSENKESTNAEGESEPEESGDSDLSEYEQEEHHGLIASFGNLLNAGIERYAPQAVLGYIPHHSRESSYNIPGEFKDSDEDTAKHHQTKRPVDADADETQSQTSLKSETPTEPKTPAAGDVNLDITAAELLQKTGKSKLSSHERQLAKLAQEKRSVEAQLDLVRSDIESLGLRAPDDKDKEETKKETALARASADSGHQHEQRPGSPSSSTRAKSLGSDDRTSSSSNLRSRGEAPAPAADSPKMQKVASGLFREESKLVQKLSKIERQQLKEAAKIEARHRKDAEKHEKEAEKEAEKQDKARSRDENESLRRELEQTKKECEKLRSERKQWLGLIKSLQEENSKLAGQLGVEGEK; this comes from the coding sequence ATGGCCGCCCTCCAAGAAGCTCTCCAATGTCTAACTTCAACACCCCGGGATGAAATCCCAACCGACCAAGCCTCTCTCCGCAACTACCTCACAACCCTGCGCTCCCAAGCCCGCCTGATAGTCGACTCCGTCCCCGAACCCCCTCCCGAGAAATCCGCAAGCACAaactcctcttcctccagcagctctAAATCGAAGCATAAATTCAAAGTAACTCCCTCCCCGGCACGCCTCCTCGACCCAGACTCCGACACGCCCGATTcatccgcagccgcagccgccgcccaccagcaccaacaagcCTGGTCCAAGCCGATCATCAAACCGAGCCACTCGAAGGATAACCCGCTCAGCATACCGGTTTATAAACTGCATGGCTCGGATGGACAGGGGCATTGGTTTGGGCGGAGGAGTATACACGAGGGGCTACCCTATGAAATCTGGGAAGAGAAGTTGTCCACGGAGATTGCGGAGACGTTGAGGCGGAACCAGAAGCGGGTTGAGAAGGGTCTCCCGCCTGACCAGGCGGTTCGGGGGATTGGGGCGgagagggttgttgaggaggttATTGTACGAGATGGAGACGCGAATGTCATGGGCAAGTTCACGATTTACCATGTGAGCGCAACGTTTCCGAAACCGACGACGAGCCGTGACTTTGTGGCGATGATTGTTACGTGGGAGAATGAGTATTTCAAGAAGCatgagaaggaggggaagcgGGGTCGGGaagggaggagctggatgatgcTCTCTAGGCCCTGTGAGCATCCTGATGCGCCGCCTGTGGGCGAGTATATTCGGGGGCAGTATGAGTCTGTTGAGATGATCAGGGAGATTGTTGTGGATAGAGATGGGTCTGAGgggtctggatctggatctggatcagGCTCGGCATCGAATGGTGCAGATGGAGAGTCTAATCCTGTCGAGTGGATTATGGTGACGAGGAGTGACCCTGGTGGCACGATTCCGCGATGGATGGTTGAGAAGGGCACGCCGAAGAGTATCTGTGCAGACGCAGCCAAGTTTGTAGGCTGGGCGAGTGAGGATCCAGAGGCCgcaaaggagaaggagcgcTTACGAAGTGCTGTCAAGTCAGAGAACAAAGAGTCGACGAATGCTGAGGGAGAATCAGAGCCAGAGGAAAGTGGTGACTCGGATCTCAGCGAGTATGAGCAGGAAGAACATCATGGGCTCATTGCGAGCTTCGGGAACTTGCTCAACGCTGGCATTGAGCGATATGCGCCGCAGGCAGTTCTGGGTTATATACCACACCACTCACGCGAGTCATCATATAACATACCAGGCGAATTCAAAGACTCCGATGAAGATACGGCAAAGCACCACCAAACGAAGCGTCCAGTCGACGCTGATGCCGACGAGACACAATCGCAGACATCTCTCAAATCCGAAACGCCTACAGAACCAAAAACCCCCGCCGCTGGCGACGTCAACCTAGACATCACAGCGGCGGAGCTCCTCCAAAAGACAGGTAAAAGCAAACTTTCCTCGCATGAGCGCCAACTCGCCAAACTCGCGCAAGAGAAACGCAGCGTCGAAGCCCAGCTAGACCTCGTGCGCTCAGACATCGAGTCTCTCGGCCTGAGAGCACCCGATGACAAAGACAAGgaggagaccaagaaggaGACGGCCTTAGCCCGCGCATCAGCCGACAGCGGACACCAGCACGAGCAACGCCCCGGAAGCCCAAGCAGCAGTACAAGGGCCAAAAGTCTAGGATCCGACGACCGCACGTCAAGCAGCAGTAATCTCCGCAGCCGCGGCGAGGCTCCTGCACCTGCAGCGGACAGCCCCAAAATGCAAAAGGTAGCGTCGGGGCTCTTCCGCGAAGAATCAAAGCTCGTCCAAAAACTGTCCAAGATCGAACGGCAACAGCTCAAGGAGGCTGCGAAGATCGAGGCCCGGCATCGCAAGGACGCCGAGAAGCACGAGAAGgaagcggagaaggaagcagaaaagcAAGACAAAGCTCGCTCGCGTGACGAAAACGAGTCTCTCCGGAGGGAACTCGAGcagacgaagaaggaatGTGAGAAGCTGCGGAGCGAGCGCAAGCAATGGCTCGGTTTGATCAAATCACTGCAGGAGGAGAACAGCAAGCTTGCAGGCCAACTTGGGGTGGAGGGAGAGAAGTGA
- a CDS encoding splicing factor 3B subunit 5 family protein (COG:A;~EggNog:ENOG410PR7A;~InterPro:IPR017089,IPR009846;~PFAM:PF07189;~go_process: GO:0000398 - mRNA splicing, via spliceosome [Evidence IEA]), whose protein sequence is MADKLRTLQNLEAMQARYVGTGHADTTKHEFLSNIARDSYASYVGHAPLLGYMAVGMGESREKVRAAMIEKMVRGVGAPPETQE, encoded by the exons ATGGCCGACAAACTCCGCACCCTCCAAAACCTCGAAGCAATGCAAGCCCGGTACGTGGGCACAGGGCACGCCGACACAACCAAGCACGAGTTCCTGTCCAACATCGCGCGCGACAGCTACGCCAGCTACGTCGGCCATGCGCCACTGCTGGGGTACATGGCTGTGGGGATGGGCGAAAGCAGGGAGAAGGTGCGCGCGGCTatgattgagaagatggttAGGGGGGTTGGGGCGCCGCCGGAG acGCAGGAGTAA
- a CDS encoding NmrA/HSCARG family protein (COG:S;~EggNog:ENOG410PURC;~InterPro:IPR036291,IPR008030;~PFAM:PF13460,PF05368) has translation MSSEKPILVVFGATGNQGGSVISHFLSLPSSPYTLRGLTRDPSSSKSVALAARGVEMVAGNNYDPASLDAAFKGASAIFCVTDFWAAFFDPSQREKAAASGISIGEYCRNLEEQQNRNIIDAAAKVSTLVRFVFSSLPNTNKLSSGKYKNVYHFDSKALAEEYGRATHPSLWEKTTVLYAGLYLENWLDTLGAGALLPPKWNKEEDQLVLPLLGPLSDAPFPLYSAVDDTGALVHAILRTDPGQKVVGVNEWLSIKDIAITLGQVLGTRVEFVQGDPGFDLGDPDLTKEMAEMMEFSVVFGYDGARVDKTIVKPGELGVPVHLQSVKEWCAKQDWKSVLQVGGN, from the coding sequence ATGTCCTCAGAAAAGCCCAttctcgtcgtcttcggtgCCACAGGCAACCAAGGAGGGTCTGTCATATCGCACTTTCTATCGTTGCCCTCTTCTCCGTACACCCTTCGCGGCCTCACTCGTGACCCATCGTCGTCCAAATCTGTTGCTCTCGCAGCGCGCGGAGTGGAGATGGTAGCTGGAAATAACTACGATCCCGCCTCCCTTGACGCTGCCTTCAAAGGTGCATCTGCCATCTTCTGCGTTACCGATTTTTGGGCTGCTTTCTTCGATCCTTCGCAGCgcgagaaggctgctgcatCTGGTATATCTATTGGAGAGTATTGCAGGAATCTCGAGGAGCAGCAAAACCGAAATATCATCGACGCTGCTGCCAAAGTAAGCACGCTAGTGCGCTTTGTGTTTTCCAGCTTGCCGAACACGAACAAATTAAGCAGTGGGAAGTACAAAAACGTCTACCACTTTGATTCCAAAGCTCTTGCCGAAGAATATGGTCGTGCGACTCATCCAAGCCTTTGGGAGAAGACGACCGTGCTTTATGCCGGACTGTACCTGGAGAATTGGCTCGACACCTTGGGGGCTGGTGCTTTACTACCTCCAAAATGGAACAAGGAAGAGGACCAACTTGTATTGCCTTTGCTGGGTCCATTGAGCGATGCGCCGTTCCCCCTGTACTCCGCAGTGGACGATACCGGCGCCCTTGTACATGCCATACTTCGCACGGACCCGGGCCAGAAGGTCGTCGGTGTCAATGAATGGCTCAGTATCAAAGATATTGCCATAACTTTGGGTCAAGTGCTAGGAACTCGCGTTGAATTTGTCCAGGGTGATCCAGGCTTCGACCTGGGAGACCCAGATCTGACAAAGGAGATGGCGGAGATGATGGAATTTAGTGTTGTGTTCGGATATGATGGGGCAAGGGTTGATAAGACCATTGTGAAACCTGGCGAATTAGGAGTGCCAGTGCATCTTCAGTCTGTCAAAGAGTGGTGTGCAAAGCAGGATTGGAAGAGTGTGCTACAGGTTGGTGGAAATTGA
- a CDS encoding uncharacterized protein (COG:S;~EggNog:ENOG410PIVG), with product MPTVLLPSSAAAFAPRSSPNVVLNSRIEPWLTATLKRVNRVKRPLNNVSQHTRCLTETLSSTNAIWTLCSMMFPKAPEAELRKDENPLVEALFNYQMIHVEAYVVHVDMVSRNEVAFKLTPETIESLVEYHKDVYSIDTAANTWDWAEKDNQLKKLQEEFVQAANKFVYRTSAQALEGLEEDGAGELLGGRSEDAKGAISALFVPLLPPPPRIVDVLRSTPLLPSSTGPETWWHDPMQQPVSMDSWKVLPSSPAPVTTGDINPSMWAGLGSMPEIQMASTPAYSQAYTTSPYNTLQYYSAAATSAALAALPLPSMLVQPCSTAANMTGFGWGDRYQEFALPYGTTM from the coding sequence ATGCCAACCGTCTTACTGCCCTCGTCGGCCGCTGCCTTTGCGCCGCGGTCGTCGCCCAACGTGGTGTTGAACTCTCGGATCGAACCTTGGCTCACCGCAACCTTAAAACGAGTCAACCGTGTCAAGCGACCTTTGAACAATGTGTCGCAGCATACAAGATGTCTAACCGAAACTCTTTCTTCAACGAACGCTATCTGGACTCTCTGCTCGATGATGTTCCCGAAGGCTCCCGAGGCGGAGCTGAGGAAGGACGAGAACCCTCTAGTAGAGGCACTATTCAACTACCAGATGATTCACGTCGAAGCATACGTGGTCCATGTTGACATGGTGTCTCGGAACGAGGTCGCGTTCAAGCTCACACCTGAGACGATAGAGTCGCTCGTTGAATACCACAAGGATGTCTACTCGATTGACACCGCTGCCAACACTTGGGACTGGGCTGAGAAGGACAATCAGCTGAAGAAGTTGCAGGAGGAATTTGTCCAAGCAGCCAACAAGTTTGTTTACCGCACCAGCGCCCAGGCTCTTGAAggcctggaggaagatggtgcgGGAGAGCTGCTTGGTGGTAGGAGTGAGGATGCGAAAGGTGCTATTTCTGCCCTGTTTGTTCCTCTActcccgccgcctcctcgcaTCGTTGATGTTCTTCGTTCTACGCCTTTGCTCCCTAGTTCGACCGGACCCGAGACATGGTGGCACGACCCGATGCAACAACCGGTATCGATGGACTCATGGAAGGTGCTCCCATCCAGTCCTGCGCCCGTTACGACGGGGGATATAAACCCAAGTATgtgggctggactgggtaGTATGCCTGAAATACAGATGGCCTCAACACCCGCCTACAGCCAGGCATATACCACCTCGCCATACAATACCCTGCAGTACTATAGCGCAGCGGCAACATCAGCTGCTCTTGCAGCGCTCCCACTTCCAAGTATGCTCGTGCAGCCCTGTAGCACAGCGGCAAACATGACTGGTTTTGGATGGGGCGATCGCTACCAAGAGTTTGCGCTACCGTACGGTACAACGATGTAA
- a CDS encoding Zn(II)2Cys6 transcription factor domain-containing protein (COG:S;~EggNog:ENOG410Q2GY;~InterPro:IPR036864,IPR001138;~PFAM:PF00172;~go_function: GO:0000981 - DNA-binding transcription factor activity, RNA polymerase II-specific [Evidence IEA];~go_function: GO:0008270 - zinc ion binding [Evidence IEA];~go_process: GO:0006355 - regulation of transcription, DNA-templated [Evidence IEA]), with protein MATLRKACRNCTASKRKCVVQLPKCTRCAQRGLECLYDLEPLSVSFTQSGKQHKLSWSPSAMDTPAYCVIGRVSELSHIDPAICPVGSPNALKFVRLGYQPVLDLLKSGNPAIFIHPKLQMHHSCNRFDVLGDLENSVTRESFKCLIELDVSVVPIMEALTALQSLLIHVATFVLNKQVTGKDFLDLILAWTESLLASAQTKIPPNQSPWQAWLFGESVRRTIIMSYALVMSISSFEYGYCSHWLFLESLPFDKRVGLWMAGSPQAWIAVAGTRTGQEVGEQLISFHEFGETLDGSDDDFHGDSFLALVALGHNGAQQSVPGTQWELNQDGLLTRTGLL; from the coding sequence ATGGCGACCTTGCGCAAAGCCTGCCGCAATTGCACCGCCTCCAAGAGAAAATGTGTGGTCCAGTTGCCTAAATGCACTCGCTGTGCCCAGCGCGGGTTGGAGTGCCTGTATGATCTCGAGCCCTTGAGCGTGTCTTTCACTCAATCTGGCAAGCAACATAAACTCTCGTGGAGCCCATCGGCCATGGACACGCCCGCATATTGTGTGATTGGACGCGTTAGTGAGCTTTCCCACATTGATCCGGCGATCTGCCCTGTTGGGAGTCCGAATGCTTTGAAATTTGTGCGCCTGGGGTATCAGCCAGTTCTGGACCTTCTCAAGTCAGGAAACCCTGCAATATTCATACATCCAAAGCTGCAGATGCACCACAGCTGCAATCGTTTTGATGTCCTTGGAGACCTTGAAAACAGTGTGACTCGTGAGAGCTTCAAGTGCCTAATTGAGCTTGATGTCAGTGTAGTGCCCATAATGGAGGCCCTTACTgctcttcaatctcttcttATTCACGTTGCAACGTTTGTCTTAAACAAACAAGTCACGGGAAAGGATTTCCTTGACCTTATTTTGGCGTGGACAGAGTCATTGCTAGCATCTGCCCAGACTAAAATACCCCCCAACCAGTCACCATGGCAGGCATGGCTATTCGGGGAGAGCGTTCGGCGAACAATAATCATGTCCTACGCACTCGTCATGTCCATATCAAGTTTTGAATATGGATACTGCTCCCATTGGCTTTTCCTGGAATCTCTTCCATTCGATAAACGCGTCGGTCTGTGGATGGCAGGGTCACCACAGGCTTGGATTGCGGTAGCAGGAACTAGAACCGGccaggaagttggagaaCAGCTGATCTCGTTTCACGAATTTGGAGAAACTCTCGATGGGTCGGATGACGACTTCCACGGCGATAGTTTCCTCGCTTTGGTTGCACTCGGTCATAACGGGGCGCAACAGAGTGTACCAGGCACCCAGTGGGAACTAAACCAAGATGGGCTGCTCACTCGAACTGGACTACTATAA
- a CDS encoding glycosyltransferase family 69 protein (CAZy:GT69;~COG:S;~EggNog:ENOG410PKUE;~InterPro:IPR021047;~PFAM:PF11735;~TransMembrane:1 (i84-106o)), producing the protein MSGHLLSRHDSPAQRLSVEDCQEAYDLYEVEAQRKERSLLERVLQRIYSVRYLFSPGGDYHGNYRPLIPTLVQPRRFRRILFRLPYYGLVVLSAILILTVFTATFFPSYTSPPPHYSSLSGLASASDQAGRGNPRNEKVFIAASLYDLSGELVWGHWGSSILQLIDLLGEDNAFLSIYENDSGAEGKQSLADLKPRVPCNNSIIYEHHLGLEELPKIIVPGGKERVKRISYLAETRNRALQPLDEPTQAHFDKILFLNDVAFNPVEALQLLFSTNVNDDGIAQYRAACAVDFINPFKFYDTYATRDLEGYSMGLPFYPWFSNSGSAQSRKDVLSGKDAVPVRSCWGGMVAFDAQFFQHDKGRLAAEAAGGNLPARFRASQDVNMFWDASECCLIHADIQVPREHIGESGDNEVTETGIYMNPFVRVAYDERSLSWLWTTRRFEKLYSILHNIGNHLVGLPWFNPRRKEVPGQRVQDAAFINDEGGAGSFRSAERTTSHDGFCGRLGLQVVVPHREEGKGFESIPMPRS; encoded by the coding sequence ATGTCGGGCCATCTCCTTTCCAGGCACGACAGTCCTGCTCAGCGGCTTTCGGTGGAAGACTGCCAAGAGGCCTACGACTTGTATGAGGTCGAGGCCCAAAGGAAAGAGCGGTCTCTGCTTGAACGAGTCTTACAGCGCATATATTCCGTTCGATATCTCTTCTCGCCAGGTGGCGATTATCATGGCAACTATAGACCGTTAATACCGACCTTGGTCCAGCCTCGCAGGTTTCGACGCATTCTCTTTCGGTTGCCATACTATGGGCTCGTCGTCCTGTCGGCTATTCTGATCCTCACGGTCTTCACAGCCACCTTTTTCCCCTCATACACAAGTCCTCCACCCCATTACTCGTCGCTTAGTGGTCtagcatcagcatcagacCAAGCCGGCCGAGGGAACCCTCGCAATGAAAAGGTCTTTATTGCCGCTAGTTTGTATGACCTGAGTGGGGAATTGGTCTGGGGCCACTGGGGATCCAGCAttctccagctcatcgaTCTACTTGGGGAAGACAATGCTTTTCTCAGCATATATGAGAACGACAGCGGAGCCGAGGGCAAGCAATCCCTAGCTGATCTGAAGCCACGGGTGCCATGCAACAACTCCATCATATACGAGCATCATCTAGGCCTGGAAGAGCTCCCAAAAATAATCGTCCCAGGAGGCAAAGAGCGAGTTAAACGGATTTCGTACCTAGCCGAGACACGCAACCGTGCTCTCCAGCCCCTGGACGAGCCTACGCAGGCACATTTCGACAAGATCCTATTCCTGAATGATGTAGCATTTAACCCCGTCGAGGCGCTGCAACTCCTATTCTCAACGAACGTCAACGACGACGGCATAGCGCAGTACCGAGCCGCTTGCGCCGTCGACTTCATCAACCCTTTCAAATTCTACGACACCTACGCCACGCGCGACCTGGAAGGCTACAGCATGGGCCTGCCCTTTTACCCCTGGTTTTCGAACTCCGGCAGCGCCCAAAGCCGCAAAGACGTTCTCAGCGGGAAAGACGCTGTGCCGGTCCgcagctgctggggaggcATGGTCGCATTCGACGCTCAATTCTTCCAACACGACAAAGGAAGGCTGGCTGCTGAAGCAGCAGGAGGTAATCTCCCAGCTCGCTTCCGCGCCTCGCAGGATGTGAATATGTTCTGGGATGCTTCTGAGTGTTGTCTCATCCATGCAGATATCCAGGTCCCGAGGGAGCATATTGGGGAATCCGGGGACAACGAGGTGACGGAAACAGGGATATACATGAATCCTTTCGTGCGTGTCGCATATGACGAGCGCTCTCTATCCTGGCTTTGGACTACGCGGCGCTTTGAGAAACTCTACTCTATTCTCCATAATATCGGGAATCACCTTGTTGGTTTGCCTTGGTTTAACCCCCGGCGGAAGGAAGTGCCTGGGCAACGTGTCCAAGACGCGGCCTTTATCaacgatgaaggaggagctggctCCTTCCGCTCTGCTGAGAGGACTACTAGTCATGATGGTTTCTGTGGGCGATTAGGGTTGCAGGTTGTTGTTCCACATcgcgaagaagggaaggggTTTGAGAGTATACCAATGCCCCGTTCCTAG